In Deltaproteobacteria bacterium, the sequence GCGCCGGACCGACCTCACCTCCGGCGCCTCGGTTCACCCGAAGCGCCACCACTCGAGCGCGCCGTCGAAGTAGCTGACGCGCTCCATCGCGCGGTGGAAGTTCTTCTTGAAGAAGACCTCGTCGGGCGTTCTGCCTCCGTACGAGCTGTGCGGCCGATCGCGATTGTAGAATGTGACGAACTCGGCGCAGAACCGGTCGACCTGCGTCACACTGGTGAGCAACCACCGGCCAGTGAAGATGGTCTCCTTAAAAGTCCGGAAGAGTCGCTCGATGCGGCCGTTCGTTTGCGGGCGCCCCGGCCGCGTGAACGTGTGATCGATGCCCAGTCGGCACAGCGCGAGCTCGAACTCGATGCCGCGAAACTCCGGGCCGTTATCGGTGAGCA encodes:
- a CDS encoding transposase family protein is translated as MIEQVVAQHGRPERVLTDNGPEFRGIEFELALCRLGIDHTFTRPGRPQTNGRIERLFRTFKETIFTGRWLLTSVTQVDRFCAEFVTFYNRDRPHSSYGGRTPDEVFFKKNFHRAMERVSYFDGALEWWRFG